A stretch of Roseibium porphyridii DNA encodes these proteins:
- a CDS encoding substrate-binding domain-containing protein, with the protein MKFTTLVSATALAVASTAFVGAAQARDQVQVAGSSTVLPYASIVAEAFGENTDFPTPVVESGGSSAGLKRFCEGVGENTIDVANASRKIREKEIKACAEAGVKDIIEVRIGYDGIVFASQKDGPAFTAFQAADIFNALGAKVLKDGKIVDNPYNKWAEFNADLPDVDIAAFIPGTKHGTREVFEEKVLAVGCEATGALQAMLDSGMSEDDAEDACIDVRADGKSTDIDGDYTETLARIDSNPNGIGIFGLAFYENNTDKLKVATMGDVAPSTETISTGEYPVSRPLFFYIKKAHIGVIPGLKEYAQFFTADEIAGPSGPLAQYGLVADPELAATQASIEAEETMK; encoded by the coding sequence GTGAAATTTACGACCCTCGTAAGCGCAACTGCTCTGGCTGTTGCTTCTACCGCATTTGTTGGCGCAGCTCAGGCTCGCGATCAGGTTCAGGTTGCTGGTTCTTCCACCGTCCTGCCGTACGCTTCCATTGTTGCTGAAGCCTTTGGTGAAAACACCGATTTCCCGACACCGGTTGTGGAATCCGGTGGTTCTTCCGCTGGCCTGAAGCGCTTCTGTGAAGGTGTTGGCGAAAACACCATCGACGTGGCAAACGCTTCGCGCAAAATCCGCGAGAAAGAGATCAAAGCCTGTGCTGAAGCTGGTGTTAAGGACATTATAGAAGTCCGCATCGGTTACGACGGAATCGTCTTCGCATCTCAAAAAGACGGCCCGGCCTTCACGGCGTTCCAGGCAGCAGACATCTTCAACGCTCTCGGCGCCAAAGTGCTGAAAGACGGCAAGATCGTCGACAACCCATACAACAAATGGGCTGAATTCAACGCTGACCTGCCGGATGTCGATATCGCTGCTTTCATTCCGGGCACCAAGCACGGTACCCGTGAAGTGTTCGAAGAAAAGGTTCTGGCAGTAGGCTGTGAAGCAACCGGCGCCCTTCAGGCAATGCTCGACAGCGGCATGTCAGAAGACGACGCGGAAGATGCTTGCATCGACGTGCGTGCAGACGGCAAGTCCACCGACATCGACGGCGACTACACCGAGACGCTTGCTCGCATCGACTCCAACCCGAACGGCATCGGCATCTTCGGTCTCGCATTCTACGAGAACAACACCGACAAGCTGAAAGTTGCGACCATGGGTGATGTGGCTCCGTCCACGGAAACCATTTCTACCGGTGAGTACCCGGTTTCCCGTCCGCTGTTCTTCTACATCAAGAAGGCGCATATCGGTGTTATCCCGGGTCTGAAAGAATATGCGCAGTTCTTCACAGCAGACGAAATTGCTGGACCGTCCGGCCCGCTGGCTCAATACGGCCTCGTTGCCGATCCTGAGCTCGCTGCCACGCAGGCGTCTATCGAAGCTGAAGAAACAATGAAGTAA
- a CDS encoding DUF1499 domain-containing protein, protein MKRYAAYKTRSAPASRIVGAVALALAVTAYLSKRFGFVDADVFALSLAGAGVAALLAIGLALIAFQRIWAHGGPGLPSALTGMLLAAIALVAPGIILGMLVLQAGPDDLSTNRLDPPNMKIQALSEEQPFLGWFNTSLETHLWPAITQVTGSEPKTTGRSRQYPDIVPRRYRIPPAQLHAAGAKAVDTLGWVVVDELPPDLLDAPTRLQAVGTSRLLGLKHDVSLRIRPDPLGALLDVRARSQTPLKDLTGNADNIRLVFAEIDRVLLETYGDLARLSVDEDELEDEPEIVPLQEPRDTIPLPGFKPYFEEEEGPEVDDFGLTDLEG, encoded by the coding sequence ATGAAACGTTACGCCGCCTACAAAACAAGGTCAGCACCGGCAAGCCGAATTGTCGGCGCGGTTGCGCTTGCATTGGCTGTAACCGCCTATCTGTCCAAGCGTTTCGGTTTCGTTGATGCAGATGTGTTCGCACTTTCTCTTGCAGGAGCCGGAGTGGCAGCACTCCTCGCAATCGGTCTCGCGCTGATTGCCTTTCAACGAATTTGGGCACATGGCGGACCGGGCCTTCCATCGGCTTTGACGGGCATGTTGCTTGCAGCCATTGCGCTTGTCGCACCCGGTATCATTCTGGGCATGCTGGTCCTTCAGGCCGGACCAGACGACTTGTCGACAAACCGCCTCGACCCGCCGAATATGAAAATTCAAGCTCTCTCGGAAGAGCAGCCTTTTCTTGGCTGGTTCAACACGTCGTTGGAAACACATCTCTGGCCCGCGATCACGCAGGTAACCGGTTCGGAGCCAAAGACAACCGGGCGCTCCAGGCAATACCCGGATATCGTCCCGCGAAGATACAGAATACCTCCCGCACAGTTGCACGCAGCTGGCGCAAAAGCCGTCGATACATTGGGGTGGGTCGTTGTCGATGAACTGCCGCCCGATCTCCTTGATGCCCCAACAAGATTGCAGGCAGTTGGAACGTCACGGCTTCTGGGCCTCAAACATGACGTCAGCTTGCGCATCCGCCCCGACCCACTTGGTGCGTTGCTGGATGTGCGAGCCCGGTCCCAGACACCTCTCAAGGACCTGACCGGAAACGCAGACAATATCCGGCTGGTATTTGCCGAGATCGACAGGGTTCTGCTGGAGACATATGGTGATCTGGCTCGTCTGTCGGTCGACGAAGATGAGCTGGAGGACGAGCCGGAAATCGTGCCGTTGCAGGAGCCGCGCGACACGATACCACTGCCTGGTTTCAAGCCTTACTTTGAAGAGGAAGAGGGTCCCGAAGTTGACGATTTCGGTCTGACCGATCTGGAAGGCTGA
- a CDS encoding MBL fold metallo-hydrolase — protein MRHDRDFTPRYGQAIEIVPGVRRLTANNPGPFTFFGTNCYLLGTDRLVVVDPGPADELQVDAILKAADRATIEAILVSHTHVDHAPGARLLKQRTGAQIVGCGVHRAARDLLENEVNPLDASGDKEYAPDQQLEDGEVFRAAGLALETVSTPGHTANHLCFALDGADLLLSADHVMGWSTSIVAPPDGNMRDYMTSLDKLLARPEQLYCPGHGGIIREASQYVQDLKQHRLAREQSILSQLANGDKSIPEIVTVLYADVNPALYPAAGLSVFAHLEDLVGRGEATASPGLGLNSRYGRRA, from the coding sequence TTGCGGCACGACAGAGACTTCACCCCCCGTTACGGACAGGCCATCGAAATCGTTCCCGGTGTCCGGCGTTTGACCGCGAACAATCCCGGACCTTTCACATTTTTCGGCACAAATTGCTATTTGCTTGGAACCGACAGGCTCGTTGTCGTCGATCCGGGTCCGGCAGACGAACTGCAAGTAGACGCGATCCTGAAGGCTGCAGACAGAGCCACCATAGAAGCGATCCTCGTCAGTCATACCCATGTCGATCATGCTCCGGGCGCGAGACTGCTGAAACAAAGAACAGGTGCACAGATTGTCGGCTGCGGTGTCCACCGTGCGGCACGAGACTTGTTGGAAAATGAAGTCAATCCTCTCGACGCCAGCGGCGACAAGGAATATGCCCCGGATCAGCAACTGGAGGATGGCGAAGTCTTTCGCGCTGCGGGCCTGGCGCTGGAAACCGTTTCAACGCCCGGACACACGGCCAATCACCTGTGTTTCGCACTTGACGGCGCTGACCTCCTGCTGTCGGCCGATCATGTGATGGGGTGGTCGACATCCATCGTGGCACCGCCTGACGGCAACATGCGCGATTACATGACATCGTTGGACAAGCTTCTGGCGCGCCCGGAACAGCTCTATTGCCCGGGCCATGGAGGCATAATCCGAGAAGCAAGTCAGTATGTGCAGGACTTGAAGCAGCACAGGCTCGCGCGCGAACAATCAATTCTTAGCCAGTTGGCAAACGGCGATAAGAGCATTCCGGAAATTGTCACAGTGCTTTACGCTGATGTGAACCCGGCCCTGTATCCAGCCGCGGGGCTGTCGGTTTTTGCTCACCTGGAAGATCTGGTAGGGCGCGGCGAAGCAACCGCTTCACCCGGGCTCGGCCTCAACAGCCGCTATGGCAGGCGCGCTTAA
- a CDS encoding SRPBCC family protein: MSHETECRFDSLLDMPREKAFSMLVDRLDLWWSSPFADVAQGNVEAGIEPFAGGTCYEIDSAGQQRVWGTVLSIEPPLFIRIAWQVTIEGTEVADPATASRVMINFREAGEATRLEVVHSEFLRHGETGAEYLNRMRRSEGWPDTIARLKSAARSGSWR; encoded by the coding sequence ATGTCGCACGAAACTGAATGCCGGTTTGACAGCTTGCTGGACATGCCGAGGGAAAAGGCATTTTCCATGCTTGTCGATCGGTTGGATTTGTGGTGGTCATCTCCGTTCGCAGACGTCGCGCAAGGAAATGTGGAAGCCGGTATCGAACCTTTTGCCGGCGGCACTTGCTATGAGATCGACAGTGCGGGTCAACAACGCGTCTGGGGCACCGTCCTTTCGATCGAGCCGCCGCTCTTTATTCGCATCGCCTGGCAGGTCACCATCGAAGGCACCGAAGTCGCGGATCCGGCGACCGCAAGTCGTGTCATGATCAATTTCCGGGAAGCTGGCGAGGCAACACGTCTTGAAGTGGTGCACAGCGAGTTTTTAAGGCACGGAGAAACCGGCGCTGAGTATCTTAATCGAATGCGTAGGTCGGAGGGCTGGCCGGACACGATTGCCAGACTGAAGTCCGCAGCTCGTTCAGGTAGCTGGCGATGA
- a CDS encoding ATP-binding protein gives MTDSHSSEEEAAEAKAAASPLTRIGEARWILLTALCAVVYGIFTYGVSLWSSIVAMLALTSVAAFVPRRSVNRRVKLKAQREIRKMWPGTGMKVTVDALPTPCFVADGRGITRYVNAQAQSLYQGVKPGDPLSFSLRAPSLLEAFDRVCSTGQTERISWVEKVPTETSYEAHIAPIYMPGSNTAERPQSLPDFILVVIQDLTENRRLERMRSDFVANASHELRTPLASLTGFIETLQGPAKNDREAQDRFLSIMLDQAGRMRRLIDDILSLSRIELKAHVRPDSVVDFCEVVRHTSDALSPLAKDLNVTIRLNMPDQAARVMGERDELIQVTENLIENALKYGSEGEFVDVSLSAQSDAAAATGWELSIRDYGDGIPTEHLPRLTERFYRVDVESSRALKGTGLGLAIVKHILTRHRARLDVESEPGNGAVFKVFLPSIIEGEGTDEAAST, from the coding sequence ATGACCGATTCCCACTCGTCTGAAGAGGAGGCCGCCGAGGCCAAAGCAGCAGCCTCGCCGCTGACCAGAATTGGTGAGGCACGCTGGATCCTGCTGACCGCCCTGTGCGCGGTTGTCTATGGCATCTTCACCTATGGTGTTTCGCTCTGGTCCAGCATCGTTGCAATGCTCGCCCTGACCTCGGTTGCGGCTTTCGTTCCAAGACGTTCGGTAAACCGGCGGGTTAAACTCAAGGCCCAGCGTGAAATCCGCAAAATGTGGCCCGGCACGGGAATGAAGGTGACCGTCGACGCTTTGCCAACGCCATGTTTTGTGGCGGATGGACGTGGCATTACGCGCTATGTCAACGCTCAGGCGCAATCTCTTTATCAAGGCGTAAAGCCCGGGGACCCACTTTCTTTTTCACTCAGGGCACCATCACTCCTTGAAGCGTTTGATCGGGTTTGCAGCACCGGTCAAACCGAGCGGATCAGCTGGGTCGAGAAGGTCCCGACAGAAACCTCTTATGAAGCTCACATTGCTCCGATCTATATGCCAGGCAGCAACACTGCCGAACGCCCACAAAGCCTGCCTGACTTTATATTGGTCGTTATTCAGGACCTGACGGAAAACCGCCGCTTGGAGCGCATGCGCAGCGATTTCGTCGCAAACGCAAGCCACGAGTTGCGAACCCCTCTGGCCTCCCTCACCGGGTTTATCGAAACCTTGCAGGGACCAGCGAAAAACGACCGGGAGGCGCAAGACCGTTTCCTGTCGATCATGCTGGATCAGGCCGGTCGGATGCGTCGATTGATCGATGATATTCTGTCTCTGTCGCGGATCGAACTGAAGGCTCATGTCCGTCCTGACAGTGTTGTCGACTTTTGTGAAGTCGTCCGCCACACATCGGATGCCTTGTCTCCTCTCGCCAAGGATCTCAACGTTACCATCCGGCTGAACATGCCTGACCAGGCGGCGAGGGTGATGGGTGAACGAGATGAACTCATTCAGGTGACGGAAAACCTAATCGAAAACGCCCTGAAATACGGGTCGGAGGGTGAGTTCGTGGATGTCTCGTTGTCCGCTCAGTCGGATGCGGCAGCTGCTACCGGCTGGGAACTCTCCATTCGCGACTACGGTGACGGTATTCCGACAGAACACCTGCCGCGTCTGACGGAGCGGTTTTACCGTGTGGATGTTGAATCCAGCCGTGCTTTGAAGGGAACAGGGCTGGGTCTGGCAATCGTAAAGCACATCCTGACCCGCCATCGCGCGCGCTTGGACGTTGAAAGCGAACCTGGAAACGGTGCCGTTTTCAAAGTGTTTCTGCCATCGATAATCGAAGGCGAGGGCACAGACGAGGCCGCGTCCACTTAA
- the pstA gene encoding phosphate ABC transporter permease PstA, producing MTDATLPPATSEPSSAKSVQPKSLYAIDELTRKRNAAEKRFQAYGIGAIGIGLFFLVVLAIAIISEGIPAFTKTVVEVEFTLTQEQYDEAEGQLFKTKAYAQIFIEALQGQLEEKGLDVPFDASTIERIVGKPGGDIRSFFKADESQLGQPVSFELAASSRVDGYLNGRVTRENMTDSRFLQKADLDLVDILVEANIIRSVFNWSFITGTDSGVDNPGGAGIGASVIGSFFMMLVVLFLSLPIGVAASIYLEEFAPQNKFTDLIEVNISNLAAVPSIVFGILGLAVFIQFMHLPQSAPLVGGLVLTLMTLPTIIISTRASLKAVPPSIRDAALGVGASKMQAIFHHVLPLAMPGILTGTIIGLAQALGETAPLLLIGMVGFVARGYPDGFVSGFLDPNSAMPAQIYTWAARADYAFYEKAWGGIIVLLIFLLTMNILAIILRRRFERRW from the coding sequence ATGACCGACGCAACACTTCCTCCCGCAACGTCCGAGCCCTCCAGCGCGAAGTCTGTTCAGCCCAAGTCGCTTTATGCGATCGATGAACTGACCCGTAAACGGAACGCGGCGGAGAAGCGCTTTCAAGCCTACGGCATTGGAGCGATTGGAATTGGCCTGTTTTTCCTCGTTGTCCTGGCCATCGCCATCATTTCCGAGGGCATTCCCGCTTTCACCAAGACGGTTGTCGAGGTGGAGTTCACGCTGACACAAGAGCAGTATGACGAAGCGGAGGGCCAGCTCTTCAAGACCAAGGCCTATGCGCAGATCTTTATCGAAGCTCTGCAAGGTCAGCTTGAAGAAAAGGGCCTCGACGTTCCCTTCGACGCCAGCACGATTGAACGTATTGTCGGCAAGCCCGGCGGCGACATCAGATCGTTTTTCAAGGCGGATGAGAGCCAGCTTGGACAGCCCGTTTCGTTTGAACTGGCAGCTTCCTCACGCGTTGACGGTTATCTCAACGGACGTGTGACACGCGAGAACATGACCGACAGCCGCTTCTTGCAGAAAGCAGATCTGGACCTTGTCGATATCCTGGTCGAGGCCAATATCATCAGATCTGTCTTCAACTGGAGCTTTATCACCGGAACGGATTCAGGCGTCGACAATCCGGGTGGGGCCGGCATTGGAGCATCGGTGATCGGCTCCTTCTTCATGATGCTGGTGGTTCTGTTTTTGTCGCTCCCCATTGGTGTGGCAGCCTCCATTTATCTTGAAGAGTTCGCACCGCAGAACAAGTTCACCGATCTGATCGAGGTGAACATATCGAACCTGGCTGCGGTTCCTTCCATTGTGTTCGGCATCCTGGGTCTGGCCGTCTTCATCCAGTTCATGCATCTGCCGCAGTCGGCACCGCTGGTCGGCGGCCTTGTGCTGACACTGATGACGCTCCCCACGATCATTATCTCAACACGCGCCTCGCTGAAGGCGGTGCCTCCGAGCATTCGCGACGCGGCACTTGGCGTCGGCGCTTCGAAGATGCAGGCGATCTTCCATCATGTGCTGCCACTCGCAATGCCGGGTATTCTGACGGGAACCATCATTGGTCTGGCACAGGCGCTGGGTGAAACTGCACCTCTGCTTCTGATCGGGATGGTCGGCTTTGTTGCGCGCGGATATCCAGATGGCTTCGTGTCGGGCTTCCTTGATCCGAACTCTGCCATGCCGGCTCAGATCTACACCTGGGCAGCCAGGGCGGATTACGCATTCTACGAAAAAGCTTGGGGCGGTATCATCGTCCTGCTGATCTTCTTGCTCACAATGAACATTCTCGCGATCATCCTGCGCCGCAGGTTTGAGCGCCGCTGGTGA
- the pstC gene encoding phosphate ABC transporter permease subunit PstC, with protein MSLFWLVVIVLAISLVGYIVGRARALTSASGEISQLHSLPSYYGANVAMKAAVPAFLVLIVWLLVQPFYINSTISSAIPETAIQEGSSLGLVMAEVRRAAIGLENAVSSGQMSEEFASNARADFTDITARLKAAGQIVTSDITQPVMRAAQSYRIMAATGSLYMSIVVILIAIAGALWGLKETNKDFRARNTVENGIRVILFSAALIAILTTVGIVLSLVFNTIEFFRLYPAMDFFFGLTWSPSFSGRGGSSELGILPLLWGTFYISIVALVVAVPIGLFAAVYLSEYASSRVRSVAKPLLEILAGIPTIVYGLFALLTVGPLLLSVFGDNGLGIMQAGTAVMTAGLVMGIMLIPFVSSLSDDIINAVPQAMRDGSYGLGATKSETVKQVILPAALPGIVGAILLAASRAIGETMIVVLGAGAAARLSLNPFEAMTTVTAKIVSQLTGDADFASPVALVAFALGMTLFVVTLGLNIVALYIVRKYREQYD; from the coding sequence ATGTCCTTGTTCTGGCTCGTCGTGATCGTGCTTGCCATATCTTTGGTAGGCTACATCGTGGGGCGCGCACGTGCCTTGACCAGCGCTTCTGGAGAGATCAGCCAACTGCACTCTCTTCCGTCCTACTATGGGGCAAACGTGGCCATGAAGGCCGCCGTTCCTGCGTTTCTGGTTTTGATTGTCTGGCTGCTGGTGCAGCCGTTTTATATTAACAGCACTATTTCCAGCGCAATTCCCGAAACCGCCATCCAGGAAGGCTCATCGCTGGGTCTTGTCATGGCAGAGGTGCGCCGCGCAGCGATCGGACTGGAAAATGCGGTTTCCAGCGGCCAGATGAGCGAAGAATTCGCAAGCAATGCCCGCGCAGATTTCACCGACATTACCGCCCGTCTGAAAGCTGCCGGACAAATTGTAACGTCCGATATCACGCAGCCGGTCATGCGGGCAGCACAGTCCTATCGGATCATGGCGGCGACCGGCAGTCTTTACATGTCGATTGTCGTTATCCTCATCGCGATTGCAGGAGCGCTTTGGGGCCTGAAGGAAACCAACAAGGATTTCCGCGCTCGAAACACGGTGGAAAACGGAATACGGGTCATCCTGTTTTCTGCGGCCCTGATCGCCATTTTGACGACGGTGGGGATCGTGCTGTCTCTGGTGTTCAACACGATTGAATTCTTCAGGCTTTATCCGGCGATGGATTTCTTCTTTGGCCTGACCTGGTCGCCGAGCTTCTCCGGTCGTGGCGGCTCGTCAGAATTGGGGATACTTCCACTGCTTTGGGGCACATTCTATATTTCGATTGTCGCTCTTGTTGTAGCGGTTCCCATCGGCCTCTTTGCAGCTGTCTATCTGTCTGAATATGCCAGCTCGAGGGTTCGCTCTGTCGCCAAGCCACTGCTTGAGATCCTGGCCGGTATCCCGACCATTGTTTACGGTCTCTTCGCATTGCTGACAGTCGGGCCGCTTCTCTTGTCGGTATTCGGCGACAATGGGCTCGGGATCATGCAAGCCGGTACGGCCGTCATGACGGCAGGTCTCGTCATGGGCATCATGCTGATCCCGTTTGTGAGCTCGCTCTCCGACGATATCATCAATGCAGTTCCCCAGGCGATGCGTGACGGCTCTTACGGCCTTGGTGCAACGAAATCGGAAACGGTAAAGCAGGTCATTCTTCCCGCTGCTCTTCCGGGTATCGTCGGCGCAATCCTGCTCGCGGCCTCGCGCGCAATCGGCGAAACGATGATCGTTGTACTCGGGGCTGGCGCAGCCGCGCGCCTGAGCCTCAATCCTTTCGAAGCCATGACGACGGTGACTGCGAAAATCGTCAGTCAGTTGACCGGCGATGCCGACTTCGCGTCCCCGGTTGCTCTGGTTGCCTTTGCCCTCGGCATGACGCTCTTTGTGGTGACACTTGGACTTAACATCGTCGCACTCTACATCGTGCGCAAGTACCGGGAGCAGTATGACTGA